A genomic window from Pelagicoccus albus includes:
- the urtE gene encoding urea ABC transporter ATP-binding subunit UrtE, which yields MNTNTLTEKEPEPSKSEKLLSVDTVIAGYDESMILKGVSMEVPEKKAVALLGRNGVGKTTLLNTILGTVPTKSGTITFTGEEIQKMPADQRARMGIGYVPQGRDIFPGLTVWENLNVSLRVSGSRGIEAEKRLDSVYDLFPVLKDMLKRKGGVLSGGQQQQLAIGRALLLNPKILILDEPTEGIQPSIIDQIEDAIYAIRKKGEMSVILVEQYIDFARNACESFYILERGSVVQSGDISLLDDEMVEKYLTV from the coding sequence ATGAATACTAATACTTTGACCGAGAAGGAGCCTGAGCCTTCGAAAAGCGAGAAGCTGTTGTCTGTTGATACAGTGATCGCCGGATACGACGAATCCATGATTTTGAAGGGGGTATCTATGGAGGTGCCTGAGAAGAAGGCGGTCGCCTTGCTGGGCCGTAACGGTGTAGGTAAGACAACTCTGCTCAACACGATTTTGGGCACTGTGCCGACTAAATCTGGCACAATCACTTTTACAGGTGAGGAAATACAAAAGATGCCAGCAGACCAAAGAGCTCGCATGGGCATTGGCTATGTGCCTCAAGGCCGCGACATCTTTCCAGGGCTGACGGTCTGGGAGAATCTCAATGTCAGCTTAAGGGTGTCAGGTTCCAGAGGTATCGAAGCTGAAAAACGTTTGGATTCTGTTTACGACCTTTTCCCGGTGCTGAAAGATATGCTGAAGCGAAAGGGGGGAGTTCTAAGTGGCGGCCAACAGCAGCAACTGGCAATTGGTCGAGCTTTGCTGTTGAATCCGAAGATTCTGATTCTCGACGAGCCAACGGAGGGTATCCAGCCTTCCATCATCGACCAGATCGAGGACGCTATCTACGCGATTCGCAAGAAGGGAGAGATGAGCGTGATATTGGTGGAGCAGTATATCGATTTTGCCAGAAACGCTTGTGAAAGTTTCTATATCCTCGAGCGCGGCTCGGTGGTCCAGAGCGGCGATATCAGTCTTTTGGACGATGAGATGGTTGAGAAGTATCTGACCGTTTAG
- a CDS encoding urease subunit beta, with amino-acid sequence MKPGEIIPADSAPLEANAGLPTQALPVSNTGDRPIQVGSHFHFYEVNSALSFDRKSARGYRLNIPAGTAVRFEPGDSKEVELVALAGKREVYGLNNLVNGPL; translated from the coding sequence ATGAAACCTGGCGAAATAATACCCGCGGACTCCGCTCCCCTCGAAGCAAATGCAGGCCTTCCCACTCAAGCCCTGCCGGTCAGCAACACGGGTGACAGGCCCATTCAGGTTGGAAGCCACTTCCATTTCTACGAGGTCAACTCCGCTCTCTCCTTTGACCGGAAGTCGGCTCGAGGATACCGACTAAACATTCCTGCCGGTACCGCCGTACGTTTCGAGCCGGGTGACTCTAAGGAAGTTGAGCTAGTCGCCCTCGCCGGAAAACGAGAGGTTTACGGCCTGAACAATCTAGTCAACGGACCCCTTTGA
- the urtB gene encoding urea ABC transporter permease subunit UrtB translates to MKKLFFVLALSLVSSFWGQEDSRTRLLLADLVLERASDQNALLSELAESGDSFVTTFVAAWRTGEVFTYSSAEGEAIVVVKASEKYFELSSWTELELSPAQIEEVEDNKNRPSRRLRRTLSNVTDTVDLASKDVGTRIDAALKLGQSQKEEYLPVLRARLEKEQNGSATEALKEAIAISLLANYADAEELQQAVVLLGNYHSIASKSKIESVRDKALEDGDESLAAAATQSIKQIERHEELLRHAGSIFRGISTGSILLIVAFGLAITFGLMGIINMAHGEFVAIGGYTCYVMNQYFGDRFGTQSDTYQMFFWCSIPLSFLVAGALGWLLEISFFRFLYKRPLESLLATWGLSMVMRQMFRLIFGAANVQVGNPESLSGNFEFWGLSMSAARIFAIGFAGFVALLTWALLTKTNLGLYIRAVMQNRNMASSLGIPVKRVNSLTFAFGCGLAAMAGAVLSQIGNVGPEMGQAYIVQSFMVVVVGGVGNLLGAGLSALGIGVVDQILQPLIGPIMGTIAVLFIIILFLQWKPGGLFPTKSRSMED, encoded by the coding sequence ATGAAAAAACTATTCTTTGTTCTAGCCCTTTCACTGGTATCCAGTTTCTGGGGCCAAGAAGATTCGAGGACTAGGCTGCTGCTGGCGGACTTGGTCTTAGAGAGAGCTTCCGACCAAAACGCATTGCTGTCGGAACTTGCTGAATCGGGTGACTCTTTCGTAACGACTTTCGTCGCCGCTTGGCGTACAGGTGAAGTCTTCACCTACTCTTCAGCCGAAGGTGAAGCGATCGTCGTTGTTAAGGCATCCGAAAAATATTTTGAGCTCAGTTCATGGACGGAACTAGAGCTTTCTCCGGCGCAAATAGAGGAAGTTGAAGATAACAAGAACCGTCCTTCCCGTCGGCTTCGCCGTACCTTGTCAAACGTGACGGATACAGTCGACCTTGCGTCCAAAGATGTTGGAACGCGGATCGATGCTGCCTTGAAGTTAGGGCAGAGTCAGAAGGAAGAGTATTTGCCAGTTTTGCGGGCTCGTTTGGAAAAGGAGCAGAATGGATCCGCGACGGAAGCCCTTAAGGAGGCGATTGCCATCAGCTTGCTGGCGAATTACGCAGATGCCGAAGAGCTGCAGCAGGCGGTTGTTTTGCTTGGCAATTACCACTCCATTGCGTCCAAGAGCAAAATCGAGTCTGTCCGCGATAAGGCTTTAGAAGACGGTGACGAATCGCTTGCAGCCGCTGCGACACAATCCATCAAGCAAATTGAAAGACATGAAGAATTGCTCAGGCATGCGGGAAGTATTTTCCGAGGTATAAGCACTGGCAGTATTCTCTTGATCGTAGCGTTTGGCTTAGCGATCACCTTTGGATTGATGGGGATCATCAACATGGCTCACGGAGAGTTTGTCGCGATCGGTGGATACACCTGCTATGTGATGAATCAGTATTTCGGAGATCGTTTCGGAACTCAGTCCGATACCTACCAAATGTTCTTCTGGTGCTCTATCCCCTTGAGTTTCTTGGTAGCCGGCGCCTTGGGTTGGCTGCTTGAAATTAGCTTTTTCCGATTTTTGTACAAGCGCCCGCTAGAGTCGCTTCTAGCCACGTGGGGCTTGTCGATGGTAATGCGTCAAATGTTCCGGCTCATTTTTGGAGCCGCCAACGTGCAGGTTGGCAATCCAGAATCGCTTTCCGGCAACTTTGAATTTTGGGGACTCTCCATGAGCGCGGCTCGTATTTTCGCGATCGGCTTCGCAGGCTTTGTCGCTCTGCTGACATGGGCCTTGTTAACCAAGACGAATTTGGGTCTCTACATACGTGCTGTGATGCAGAACCGAAACATGGCCTCCAGCCTTGGTATTCCCGTCAAGCGGGTGAACTCTTTGACCTTTGCATTCGGCTGCGGGTTGGCTGCCATGGCTGGCGCTGTTCTCTCGCAAATCGGAAATGTGGGACCGGAGATGGGGCAGGCTTACATCGTGCAAAGCTTTATGGTGGTCGTTGTTGGTGGCGTAGGAAATCTCTTGGGAGCAGGTCTCTCGGCTCTTGGAATCGGTGTAGTTGATCAGATCCTACAACCGCTAATTGGGCCAATTATGGGTACCATCGCGGTACTGTTCATCATCATCCTTTTCCTTCAGTGGAAACCCGGCGGGTTGTTTCCAACCAAATCCCGCAGCATGGAGGACTAG
- a CDS encoding urease subunit gamma, which translates to MHLTPREQEKLMVVVAADLARRRQARGLKLNYPEAVSIITYEIFEGARDGKTVAELMSYGATLLTKEDVMDGIAEMIHEVQVEATFPDGTKLVTVHNPIQ; encoded by the coding sequence ATGCACCTAACCCCTAGAGAACAAGAGAAGCTCATGGTCGTCGTTGCCGCCGACCTCGCTCGAAGACGACAGGCTCGCGGCCTCAAACTAAACTACCCCGAAGCCGTATCCATCATCACATACGAAATCTTCGAAGGAGCTCGTGACGGGAAGACGGTGGCTGAGCTGATGAGCTACGGAGCCACGCTTCTCACGAAGGAAGACGTGATGGACGGGATAGCTGAGATGATTCACGAAGTCCAAGTAGAAGCGACCTTCCCGGATGGAACGAAACTAGTAACTGTGCACAACCCGATCCAATGA
- the urtA gene encoding urea ABC transporter substrate-binding protein: protein MKDVKKLTLGLFSAAAIFSSSLVAEETVKVGVLHSLSGTMAISETSLRDILLFAFDEINEAGGVLGKKIEPVVVDGASDWPTFAEKAEQLLAQDEVAVTFGCWTSVSRKFVLPVYEKYNGLLFYPVQYEGEEMSPNIFYTAEAVNQQAIPAVDFLLEEGYEKFYLIGTDYVYPQTTNLVLFEYLKSKGIPEENIGGGLRKEGDEVISAGKYTPFSHTDYQQIVAEIKNFAAGGDAAVINTINGDSNVSFFKEIAASGITSDTTPIVSFSLSEDEFRSLPTDDLVGHLGCWTYFMSLDTPENEKFVADFQAWLEDGAPSSVETENRVTCSPMVLSYDGVYLWKAAVEKAGTFDVDAVVEALESGISFDGPGGTVTTQENHHLTKNVYIGETLEDGQFDILESFEGVYGEPFLKGTFE, encoded by the coding sequence ATGAAGGACGTTAAAAAACTAACTCTTGGCCTGTTTTCTGCGGCTGCAATCTTCTCTTCATCCCTTGTTGCTGAAGAGACCGTAAAGGTGGGCGTGCTCCACTCCCTCAGTGGAACTATGGCTATCAGCGAAACATCGCTCCGAGATATCCTCCTCTTCGCATTCGACGAAATCAACGAAGCTGGCGGTGTGCTTGGTAAGAAGATCGAACCAGTTGTGGTCGATGGCGCTTCTGACTGGCCAACTTTTGCCGAAAAGGCTGAGCAGCTTTTGGCCCAGGATGAGGTCGCTGTCACTTTTGGTTGCTGGACTTCGGTTAGCCGTAAGTTCGTTCTTCCTGTGTATGAAAAGTACAATGGCCTTCTCTTCTACCCAGTTCAGTACGAGGGCGAGGAAATGTCTCCAAACATCTTCTACACGGCTGAAGCGGTTAACCAGCAAGCGATCCCAGCGGTAGACTTCTTGCTGGAAGAAGGCTACGAAAAGTTCTACCTGATCGGCACGGACTACGTTTACCCGCAAACAACTAACTTGGTTCTCTTCGAGTACCTCAAGTCTAAGGGAATCCCAGAAGAGAACATCGGAGGCGGTCTCCGCAAGGAAGGCGACGAAGTCATTTCGGCCGGTAAGTATACTCCATTCAGCCACACGGACTACCAGCAGATCGTAGCGGAGATCAAAAACTTCGCAGCAGGTGGAGACGCAGCCGTGATTAACACCATCAATGGTGACTCCAATGTATCCTTCTTCAAGGAAATCGCTGCTTCCGGTATCACTTCCGACACGACTCCAATCGTTTCTTTCAGCTTGTCTGAGGACGAGTTCCGCAGCCTTCCGACTGACGACTTGGTCGGACACCTCGGTTGCTGGACCTACTTCATGTCTCTCGATACACCAGAGAACGAAAAGTTCGTGGCTGATTTCCAAGCTTGGCTCGAAGACGGAGCTCCAAGTAGCGTGGAAACGGAAAACCGCGTAACTTGTTCCCCAATGGTACTTTCCTACGATGGTGTTTACCTTTGGAAGGCAGCTGTTGAAAAGGCTGGCACCTTCGATGTTGATGCAGTGGTTGAAGCTCTGGAATCAGGTATCTCCTTCGACGGTCCTGGAGGCACTGTTACTACCCAAGAAAACCACCACCTCACGAAGAATGTCTACATCGGTGAAACGCTTGAGGATGGTCAGTTTGATATCCTCGAGTCCTTTGAAGGTGTATACGGCGAGCCGTTCTTGAAGGGCACCTTCGAGTAA
- the urtC gene encoding urea ABC transporter permease subunit UrtC — translation MKLFDNKIELGGFAVAGVVLVFLLPMLNAFVPEGSFLHFSEYHIGLWGKYITWAVLAMSLNLLWGYTGLLCLCQALFFALGAYAFGMYLMLHAGVDPVYNTALPDFMDFQGYTSLPWYWAPFGSGIYAIIASMMIPGILAFIFGYLAFSSRIKGVYFSILTQALTYALSLFFFMNTATLFGKSFILFGGNNGLNNFGEIFGFGINEASTKRFIFVGSAILLLVVYLLIAWLIKTKLGMVQQAIRDSENRVRFSGYSTTHYKMLIFVGAAMIAGIAGAFYVPQVGGINANEMVPAKSLDVVVWVALGGRGTKFGPVIGAIVVSVIKSYAQVEYPNSWLIILGAIFMFVVLFMPNGLAGLPKQLAPLIDKLKKKTSASSSPATSSAS, via the coding sequence GTGAAACTTTTTGATAATAAGATAGAGTTGGGCGGTTTTGCTGTCGCGGGGGTTGTCCTCGTGTTCCTTCTGCCTATGCTAAATGCCTTCGTGCCGGAAGGCAGTTTCCTGCACTTTTCGGAATACCATATTGGGCTTTGGGGTAAATACATCACTTGGGCGGTGCTCGCAATGAGCCTGAATTTGCTTTGGGGTTACACGGGGCTACTTTGTCTTTGCCAGGCCCTGTTTTTCGCTCTGGGAGCCTACGCCTTTGGTATGTATCTGATGCTGCATGCTGGTGTGGATCCTGTTTATAACACGGCCTTGCCGGACTTCATGGATTTCCAGGGATATACTTCTTTGCCTTGGTATTGGGCTCCGTTTGGAAGTGGCATCTATGCGATTATCGCCTCAATGATGATTCCGGGGATTCTGGCGTTCATCTTTGGGTACCTTGCTTTCAGTTCCCGAATCAAGGGGGTTTATTTCTCGATCCTCACGCAGGCTCTGACTTACGCGCTGTCATTGTTTTTCTTCATGAATACAGCAACCTTGTTCGGAAAGAGCTTCATCCTTTTCGGCGGTAACAACGGGTTGAACAATTTCGGTGAGATCTTTGGTTTTGGGATCAACGAAGCTTCCACCAAGAGGTTCATTTTCGTCGGGAGCGCGATCCTGCTATTGGTTGTGTACTTGTTGATAGCCTGGCTGATTAAAACGAAGCTTGGGATGGTGCAGCAAGCGATTCGAGATAGTGAGAACCGAGTGCGATTTTCCGGGTATTCGACGACTCACTACAAGATGCTGATATTCGTTGGCGCCGCGATGATTGCTGGCATAGCGGGGGCTTTTTATGTTCCGCAAGTGGGAGGAATCAACGCCAACGAAATGGTGCCTGCCAAATCCTTGGATGTTGTGGTTTGGGTCGCCCTAGGCGGCCGAGGAACCAAGTTCGGTCCAGTTATTGGAGCGATCGTAGTAAGCGTGATTAAGAGTTACGCACAGGTAGAGTATCCAAATTCCTGGCTCATCATCCTTGGGGCTATCTTCATGTTTGTCGTTCTCTTCATGCCAAACGGTTTGGCTGGGTTGCCAAAGCAATTAGCACCTTTGATCGACAAGTTGAAAAAGAAGACCTCAGCCTCCAGTAGTCCTGCAACCTCTTCCGCCTCCTAG
- the urtD gene encoding urea ABC transporter ATP-binding protein UrtD yields MHIPDKSKHSSLVLTVEGVDKSFDGFKAINDLNFYLEEGELRTVIGPNGAGKSTFMDLITARTKPDKGKIVFHKSDAENIDLTHVREHKVSQLGIGRKFQNPTVYRSHTVYDNLKLSLAGERGLLHSLFYKESKEDREKIYDVMKTIRLEDSADIMAGALSHGQKQWLEIGMLLAQDPRIMLVDEPAAGMSDEETERTGELLLSLRGKHSLIVIEHDMEFVRQIASRVTVLHQGHVLKEGTFEFVKSDPQVIEVYLGRQTRKH; encoded by the coding sequence ATGCATATTCCAGATAAAAGTAAGCACTCTTCGCTCGTTTTGACGGTGGAGGGAGTCGACAAGTCCTTTGATGGGTTTAAGGCTATCAACGACCTCAACTTCTATTTGGAAGAAGGGGAGCTGAGGACTGTTATTGGTCCTAACGGGGCGGGAAAAAGTACCTTCATGGATCTGATCACTGCTCGTACAAAGCCAGACAAAGGAAAGATTGTCTTCCACAAAAGCGATGCGGAAAATATCGATCTAACTCATGTTCGAGAGCACAAGGTCAGTCAGTTGGGAATTGGCCGGAAGTTCCAGAACCCGACTGTATACCGATCCCATACTGTGTATGACAATCTCAAGCTTTCATTAGCCGGAGAGCGTGGGCTTTTGCATTCATTGTTCTATAAGGAATCGAAAGAGGATCGGGAGAAGATCTACGATGTCATGAAGACTATCAGGCTGGAGGATTCGGCTGATATCATGGCGGGTGCCCTTTCTCACGGACAAAAGCAATGGCTAGAGATCGGCATGCTCTTGGCTCAGGATCCGCGGATCATGTTAGTCGATGAGCCGGCTGCGGGTATGAGTGATGAAGAGACGGAAAGAACGGGTGAGCTGTTGTTGAGTCTCCGGGGCAAGCATAGCCTGATTGTGATCGAGCACGATATGGAGTTTGTTCGCCAGATTGCGAGTCGAGTCACGGTTCTGCATCAGGGTCACGTATTAAAGGAAGGGACTTTTGAATTCGTGAAAAGTGATCCGCAAGTCATTGAAGTGTATCTTGGAAGGCAAACCCGCAAACACTAG